The stretch of DNA CGGCTATCAGGTTATTTTGGGTGACACAGAAAATCAGGTTGAGCGGGAAAGAGAATATATTGAGCTTCTATATAGAAAACAGGCAGACGGTGCCGTGCTGTTAACCGCCCGGATGGATCGGGACAGTCTGGAAGAATTATCGTCCCAGTTTCCGATCGTTCTTGCTTGTGAATATATGGATGGCCTGGACATTCCGACGGTTTCGATTGACAACATCAGCAGTGCCCGCAAAATAACCGAGCACTTGATCAATGTCGGACACCGGAAGATTGCGCATATTTGTGGTCCTATGGATATTATCTTAAGCCGGGACCGGCTGCGTGGTTACAAGCAGGCGATGATGGGCCATGACCTGCCGATCGATCCTTCCTGGGTACAGGAAGGAGATGATGGACTGGATTCAGGCTACAATCAAATGGTGAAGCTGCTGGCGCTTGAAGATCGTCCGACGGCTGTGTTTGTGTTTAATGACGAGATGGCGCTTGGCTCGATCAAAGCGGTCAAAGACCATGGTCTCCGCGTACCAGAAGATATAGCTATCGTCGGATTTGATAACCTGCGGATGGCGTCTCTTTTCACTCCTTACATGACGACGATCGATCAGCCGAAATATGAGATTGGCCAAAAAGCAACGGATTTGCTTTTAACGCTTTTAAAAGGCGGCTCAATTGACCGGAAAAAATTCGTCATGAAAGACGAGCTGATTATCCGGGAATCGTGCGGGTTTTATCAGAAAGAGCAATTGTTTGGAGCGACCGAAGGGGTTTAGCCCCTTCTCATTCCGGCAATAGGAAAAGGGTGGAAAAAAGCAAAAGGAGATGTATACATAATGACAAAGCTTGTGCAGATCGGCAAAACAGACTTGCGTGTAAACCCGATTGGCTTTGGCGCCAATGCGGTAGGAGGCCATAACTTATATCCAAACCTGGATGAAGAAGCCGGCCGTGATATGGTGCGTACAGCGCTTGACCATGGTGTTAACTTTCTTGATACAGCTTTTATTTACGGACCGAAGCGTTCGGAAGAATTGATTGGGGAAGTGTTAAAAGAGCGGGGAAATCGATCAGAAGCTGTGATTGCCACAAAAGCAGCACATGTTCTAACGGATGACGGCGAAAAATTTGACAATTCTCCGGCTTTCTTAAAAAATGCCGTAGACGAAGCATTAGGACGCCTTCAAACGGACTATATTGATTTGTTTTATATCCATTTTCCAGACGAACAAACACCGAAAGATGAAGCGGTTGGAGCGCTAAAGGAATTGAAGGATGCAGGGAAAATCCGCCATATCGGTGTCTCTAATTTCTCTCTCGATCAGTTGAAGGAAGCGAACAAAGACGGTCATGTTGATGTTTTTCAGGGAGAATATAATCTGCTTGCACGCGATGCGGAAAAAGAATTGTTCCCGTACCTTGCTGAGAAAAACATTTCATTTGTGCCGTATTTCCCACTTGCATCCGGGCTTTTAACAGGCAAATACGATAAAAATGCGACATTTGACGATCTTCGCAATGGCCTGCCATACTTCCAAAAAGGAGCGTTTGAAGCGAACCTTGAAAAAGTCGATCAAATTCGCCCGATTGCAGAAAGCAAAGGGGTAGAACTGGCTCATTTAGTGCTGGCATGGTACTTAACACGTGATGCGATTGACGTCATCATTCCAGGTGCAAAACGACCTGAGCAAGTATTAAACAACTTAAAAACATTAGATGTTCAGCTTACACAAGAAGAAATCAGCAAAATTGACCAGGTGTTTCAATAATGATACAAAGCTGCTCTGGTATTAGGGCAGCTTGAGAGTGTAGACAAAGTAAGAAAGCAGGCTGATTGAAAACGTCTGACTTTCCAGGAACGCCGCCGGCAGGGAAGCGGAGTGACCTTTTGGGGTCATGAGCATTCACAGCTGGCAAGTGACGCCAAAAGCGGGCGTTTGTCAACAGCCTGAAGCAGCCCTGGTACTAGGGCTGCTTTTTATCTACCAACTTTTTCCATGAATAAAGCTTAAAAAAACGGCTTAACATTTTATAAATCAGCCCAAAGGGGAAAAGCGCTGCCGTTACATTAAAGGCAGCGCTTTTCCGGTGAATCTATGATACATTGAACATCCGCTATTAGCTCATCGGCTGTCTCATAAGGCTGATCCAGCTGGAGCATACGACGAATCACACATTTTGCTGGAGAAGAAAGCGTCAGTTCTTCTTCCCAGCTTTTTTCTTTTTTGGACGAGGGCTCGAATGTAGAATACAGCAAAAACAGAACAAAATGACCGAGCGCAAAAAAATCGCTTCGAACAGACAGCTCCCGAAAAAGCGGGTGCTCTTTTTTTCGTCTGCGCCTAGAGGTGGGGTTGCTGCCAAGAATCCGTGCGAGGCCAAAGTCGATTACATGCACAGCTGTCCCATCCCACAAAATATTTGGGATGCGCAAGTCCCTATGAACGATCCCTTGACGATGAAAGTATTGGACGACATAAAGGACCTCTAATAGGATCCGGAATGCTTCTTTTTCGGTATACCGTTGATTTTGATGGAAAATTAATTCCTCAAAATTGGGAGCGTTTATCGAGTCCATCACAAAAAACGGCACGCCATCCCTTTTAAAAGCGGCGACAAACCGGGGGATGGCCGGGTGACGAAGCTGCTGCAAAAAATGAGCTTCCTGCCAAAAGAAATTTATTTCGTCCGGCTTGTGCCGTTTACGGTTGCGCAGCTGTTTAACCACTACATTCCGGCCGGTCTGCAAGTCTTTCGCTTTGTACGTGAGGCCATAGCTGCCTCTGCCAAGCAGGCCTGCCAGCCGAAATCGGCCGCCAACGAGAATGCCTGGCTTTAGTGGACGTTCAATCAGCCTGGAAAACATCATATGCATACGCTTCAGCTGCTGTAAGAGCTGAAAGAAGAACCGCGTTTTTTCTTGTAGTAATGATGTCCATGTTTTGAAGATTGATGGGATTGTTTTCGATATCGGTGATCACTGCTGGAATAACGGCGGCTGCGAGAAGATTTTTGATTCAGTACTTGTTGAAGAAGTTTCTTTAACATGAAATCCCTACTTTCCTGTTTTTCTTTTCTACGAATCAAATAAAAAAAGGTTTCATCTTTTGTTTGCTTTTTTTATTTTTAGCCCAGAAGAAGGCTCGTAGAAGATCAGTGTATATGTTCCACTATACTCGTATGTTTAAACGGGCAAAAAAGAAAAGGGATTCTTTTATTCTATCAGCAGAAAAGAACAAGCGGGAATGCTGGGCGAGCGAGACCAAATCCGCTATACTGTTCATATTGTGAAACAAAATGGGCTTCTGGACGAACGCTTTTTTGTTTTGGAAAAAGAGGTGGATAAATTGGAAAAAACACGTACCATTAAGCGGACGCAGATGGCGATTCTTCTTGGAGCGCTTGGAGCGATGGGCCCATTTACGATTGATATGTACCTGCCATCGTTTCCGACGATTGCCGATGACTACGGGACAACTGCGTCGCTTGTACAAATCAGCTTAACGGCTTGTTTGATCGGTCTTGCTTTGGGACAGCTTGTGATCGGGCCGATGAGTGATGTGCGCGGACGGAAAAAACCGCTGGCCTTCTTTTTATTTTTATATTTTGCCGCTTCTCTTTTCTGTGCCTTTGCACCGTCTATTTATTTGTTTATTGCCGGACGTGTTGTTCAAGGATTTTCAGCAGCAGCCGGTCTTGTTGTTTCCCGGGCAGTTGTGCGGGATATGTACAGCGGGCGTGAACTAACGAAATTTTTTGCGCTGCTTATGCTTGTCAACAATCTTGGACCGATTTTAGCGCCAATTGTCGGCGGAGGCGTGCTTGCTTTTACAGACTGGTCCGGTGTGTTTCTTGTCCTTAGCGCGATCGGCATCGGGTTAATGCTTGTCGTAACATGGAAAATGGATGAAACGCTTCCGGTTGAACGGCGCCAGCCAAGCAATATTGCTCAAACGTTTAAAAGCTTCGGTTCCCTTGTGAAAAACCGGGAATTTATGGGCTACGCGCTTGCACAGGGCTTTATGGTCGGCGGGATTTTTGCGTATGTTTCAGGTACACCTTTCGTGTATCAAAATATTTATGGCGCATCTCCCCAGCTGTTCAGCCTGCTGTTTGGTATGAACGGCATTGGCATTATGATCGGCTCACAAGTAGTCGGCCGGTTTTCAGATACCATTTCAGAAGCAAAGTTTTTGCGGTTCGGCTTGTGGATGTCGGCAGTATCAAGCATCGTGCTCGTCATCATGGTATTGATTCATGGACCGCTTTATTCGATCGTCATTCCCATTTTCTTTTTTGTTTCTTCAATTGGCATCATTGGTACATCCGCTTTCTCTCTGGCGATGGAAACGCAGGGGCATATTGCCGGCAGTGCGTCGGCGCTTCTTGGCCTGCTTCCGTTTGCGCTTGGGTCACTGACAGCGCCGCTTGTCGGCATTGCCGGTGAAAACACGGCTGTTCCAATGGGATTGACGATCTTCGGTGCCAGCATGTTAGCAATGATTGCGTATTTCGGGCTCGCCCGGGGTGCCAAAAAAAGTCCACAATCATGACGATTGTGGATTTTTTTATTGTATAATGCCTGTCGTTTTCACTATTTATAAAATAACGAAACCATTTCCTTATTTTTCCGTAGAGAAAAAAGAATCCATTCTATAGAGAAAAGGGGTTAGGTGCAAATGGGAAATGTTGTTCTTATAATTATGATTCTTTTTGTATTGGCTGCTATCGGAGCTGCGCTTTGGTACTTTTTTATGAAAGTGCGCTATCGGACGGCTAAATCGAACGAGGCGCTTGTGATTACAGGACCAAAGCTTGGTGATATTGAAAAGGAATCCAATATTTTTACCGATGATGAGGGACGCTCGATGAAAATTATCCGTGGCGGCGGCTATCGGCTGCGCATGTTTCAAACCTCAACACCCGTCAATTTAACGTCTTTTCAATTAAAGCTGACAACACCGCGCGTCTACACAAACGGTGGTGTGCCGATCGTAGCGGATGCTGTGGCAATGGTAAAAGTGGCAGATACATTAAAAGGCATTGCCAACTACGCGGAGCAGTTTTTAGGAAAAGAGCAGGCTGAAATTGAAGTGGAAATTACCGAAGTGCTGGGAAGCAACCTGCGGGCGATTTTGTCGAAAATGACAGTAGAAGAGATAAACGGCGACCGGGAAGGCTTTAATAAACAGGTAACAGAAATTGCGCAAAAGCAGCTTGATGAAATGGGTTTTAAAATTACGTCTCTTGGATTGACGGACCTTCGGGATGCAGATGCGAAAAACGGTTATTTGGATAACCTCGGACGCCCGCGCATTGCCGAAGTACGCAAACAGGCAGAAATTGCCGAAGCAAACAGCGAGCGGGAAACGCGGATTCATAAAGCAAAAACCGATCAGGAAGCACGCGAGGAAGAGTATAAACGTGAAATTGCCACAGCTGAAGCAAAAAAAGCAAAAGACTTAAAAGACGCGTCCATAAAAGAAGAAACCGAACGGGCCCGGGCAAAATCTGAACAATCATATGAGCTTGAACGAGCCAAGCTGGCCAAAGAAGTAAAAGAAGCAGAACTTATCTTGATCAGCCGCGAAAAAGAAGAACAGCTCCGAATTCAGCAGCTGGAGCGGGAACGACTTGTAACACTTGAAGCAGAAGAAACAAAAATCCGCCGTGCAAAAGCAGATGCTGACTTTTATGAAACAACGAAACGGGCTGAAGCAGAAGCACGAAAATCAGAAATTGACGGGTCGGCAAAAGCACGGATCATCCGGGAAGCCGGTCTTGCCGAAGCAGAAGTTGTTTTGAAAAAAGGAGAAGCAGAAGCGAAGGCGCGCCAATTACTGGCTGAAGCCATTGAAGAGCACGGCGAGGTTATTATTACAGAGAAAATTATTGAGATGCTGCCGCTGCTTGCTGAAAAAGTGGCTCAGCCGCTGAATAATGTAGATTCGATTAAAGTGATTCAAACAGGCAGCGGATCAGGCATTCCAACGGTCAGTAAAGGTGTCACAGATACGATGCTCGGTATTCAGGAACCATTAAAAGAACTAACCGGCATTGATGTGGCAGGTCTTTTAAAAAACTTTGCTGCAAAAGGAAAACGGGTCGATGCTGCTTCATTTTCGGAGGATAAAAAAGAAACAGAGTGACAAAAATGTTTTTCATAAATCAGCTCCACACCTTTATGGTGTGGAGCTGATTTAGTTTTCAATCTCAAAAGGTGCTGCCAGCCAAAATTCCGTTCCATACACACTGCGTCCATTTTCATCGATAGAAAAAGAACGAAACGCTTTGACGATTCTGTACTTGCCCGCTTCGAGCGGTTTTTGGAGACGGCCAAGGTCAACCGTTTCAATGGTTTGTTTGCGGGGGGGAGACAACAGTGCAATTTCTTCGAAAGCATCCCTGTTTTTTTTGAACGGCACAGCATACCAGGTACCGTCCAGCTGCTGTTCAATTCGGAAGGCGCGGCCATATGTAAAATCAGTGTTACGCCCGTTTTGAATCATCAGTCTTAAGGCGCTGTCAGATACGTTCCGCACGGTAAGAGACAACCCATTGT from Domibacillus sp. DTU_2020_1001157_1_SI_ALB_TIR_016 encodes:
- a CDS encoding immunoglobulin-like domain-containing protein, whose translation is MNKRLVHIAACAMLLSACQPGEPEPEPAAEKGAPLQEMAAQNNGLSLTVRNVSDSALRLMIQNGRNTDFTYGRAFRIEQQLDGTWYAVPFKKNRDAFEEIALLSPPRKQTIETVDLGRLQKPLEAGKYRIVKAFRSFSIDENGRSVYGTEFWLAAPFEIEN
- a CDS encoding flotillin family protein; amino-acid sequence: MGNVVLIIMILFVLAAIGAALWYFFMKVRYRTAKSNEALVITGPKLGDIEKESNIFTDDEGRSMKIIRGGGYRLRMFQTSTPVNLTSFQLKLTTPRVYTNGGVPIVADAVAMVKVADTLKGIANYAEQFLGKEQAEIEVEITEVLGSNLRAILSKMTVEEINGDREGFNKQVTEIAQKQLDEMGFKITSLGLTDLRDADAKNGYLDNLGRPRIAEVRKQAEIAEANSERETRIHKAKTDQEAREEEYKREIATAEAKKAKDLKDASIKEETERARAKSEQSYELERAKLAKEVKEAELILISREKEEQLRIQQLERERLVTLEAEETKIRRAKADADFYETTKRAEAEARKSEIDGSAKARIIREAGLAEAEVVLKKGEAEAKARQLLAEAIEEHGEVIITEKIIEMLPLLAEKVAQPLNNVDSIKVIQTGSGSGIPTVSKGVTDTMLGIQEPLKELTGIDVAGLLKNFAAKGKRVDAASFSEDKKETE
- a CDS encoding serine/threonine-protein kinase, yielding MHMMFSRLIERPLKPGILVGGRFRLAGLLGRGSYGLTYKAKDLQTGRNVVVKQLRNRKRHKPDEINFFWQEAHFLQQLRHPAIPRFVAAFKRDGVPFFVMDSINAPNFEELIFHQNQRYTEKEAFRILLEVLYVVQYFHRQGIVHRDLRIPNILWDGTAVHVIDFGLARILGSNPTSRRRRKKEHPLFRELSVRSDFFALGHFVLFLLYSTFEPSSKKEKSWEEELTLSSPAKCVIRRMLQLDQPYETADELIADVQCIIDSPEKRCL
- a CDS encoding aldo/keto reductase; amino-acid sequence: MTKLVQIGKTDLRVNPIGFGANAVGGHNLYPNLDEEAGRDMVRTALDHGVNFLDTAFIYGPKRSEELIGEVLKERGNRSEAVIATKAAHVLTDDGEKFDNSPAFLKNAVDEALGRLQTDYIDLFYIHFPDEQTPKDEAVGALKELKDAGKIRHIGVSNFSLDQLKEANKDGHVDVFQGEYNLLARDAEKELFPYLAEKNISFVPYFPLASGLLTGKYDKNATFDDLRNGLPYFQKGAFEANLEKVDQIRPIAESKGVELAHLVLAWYLTRDAIDVIIPGAKRPEQVLNNLKTLDVQLTQEEISKIDQVFQ
- a CDS encoding Bcr/CflA family multidrug efflux MFS transporter produces the protein MAILLGALGAMGPFTIDMYLPSFPTIADDYGTTASLVQISLTACLIGLALGQLVIGPMSDVRGRKKPLAFFLFLYFAASLFCAFAPSIYLFIAGRVVQGFSAAAGLVVSRAVVRDMYSGRELTKFFALLMLVNNLGPILAPIVGGGVLAFTDWSGVFLVLSAIGIGLMLVVTWKMDETLPVERRQPSNIAQTFKSFGSLVKNREFMGYALAQGFMVGGIFAYVSGTPFVYQNIYGASPQLFSLLFGMNGIGIMIGSQVVGRFSDTISEAKFLRFGLWMSAVSSIVLVIMVLIHGPLYSIVIPIFFFVSSIGIIGTSAFSLAMETQGHIAGSASALLGLLPFALGSLTAPLVGIAGENTAVPMGLTIFGASMLAMIAYFGLARGAKKSPQS
- a CDS encoding LacI family DNA-binding transcriptional regulator, giving the protein MMKMRDVAKRANVSPATVSRVLRQPDLVSKETKEKVMRVINELNYKPHMIASQFRTRETKTILVVVPDITRPFFSEVLRGIEHTALQNGYQVILGDTENQVEREREYIELLYRKQADGAVLLTARMDRDSLEELSSQFPIVLACEYMDGLDIPTVSIDNISSARKITEHLINVGHRKIAHICGPMDIILSRDRLRGYKQAMMGHDLPIDPSWVQEGDDGLDSGYNQMVKLLALEDRPTAVFVFNDEMALGSIKAVKDHGLRVPEDIAIVGFDNLRMASLFTPYMTTIDQPKYEIGQKATDLLLTLLKGGSIDRKKFVMKDELIIRESCGFYQKEQLFGATEGV